One window of the Leptospira koniambonensis genome contains the following:
- a CDS encoding DegT/DnrJ/EryC1/StrS family aminotransferase, which produces MITARKTFLPFALPSISEKAIEEVAAVLRSGWITSGPKVKEFEEEFAKYTGAEFALAMNSATAGLHLALESIGLCSEDAVLVPAVTFTATAETVCYFGAEPILTDVDPIFNLMTEATLKETIEKECVFSKGNLVHKKTGKTVRAVMPVHLAGAVCDMDAINSLAKEYHLYVIEDSAHAFPAVHKGERIGTHGDFTVFSFYATKGITTGEGGMVTTRHAHFAERMKLMRLHGINRETYGRPGWYYEVVSPGYKYNMSDIAAALGIVQLAEAEDLWRRRIEIAEIYRSEFADLPFLHLPLPAIDGEHSWHLFRVEVDTVPGKINRDILCSELQKRNIGSSLHFIPLYEHPFYQRFGFERKDYPNADAMYKRTLSLPLFAGMTDSDIEDVVTAVKDIFTNL; this is translated from the coding sequence ATGATCACAGCAAGAAAAACGTTTTTACCTTTCGCACTCCCCTCGATTTCCGAAAAAGCAATCGAAGAAGTGGCGGCGGTACTGCGCTCCGGCTGGATCACCTCAGGACCAAAAGTAAAAGAATTCGAAGAAGAATTTGCGAAATACACAGGAGCAGAATTTGCCCTGGCCATGAATTCCGCGACGGCAGGACTTCATCTTGCTTTGGAATCCATCGGACTTTGTTCAGAAGACGCAGTCCTTGTCCCTGCAGTAACATTTACTGCGACCGCAGAAACAGTTTGTTATTTTGGTGCAGAGCCAATCCTCACTGATGTTGATCCTATCTTCAACCTGATGACTGAAGCTACCTTAAAGGAAACCATCGAAAAAGAATGTGTATTTTCTAAAGGGAATCTGGTTCATAAAAAAACAGGAAAAACAGTACGTGCAGTGATGCCTGTTCATCTTGCTGGTGCTGTTTGTGATATGGATGCGATCAATTCGCTCGCAAAAGAATATCATCTTTATGTAATTGAAGATTCCGCACATGCCTTCCCCGCAGTTCATAAGGGAGAAAGGATCGGAACTCACGGTGATTTTACCGTATTCAGTTTTTATGCTACTAAAGGGATCACTACCGGAGAAGGTGGAATGGTCACCACTCGTCATGCTCATTTTGCGGAAAGAATGAAACTGATGAGACTTCATGGGATCAATAGAGAAACTTACGGACGTCCAGGCTGGTATTATGAAGTAGTTTCTCCAGGTTATAAATATAATATGAGTGATATTGCTGCAGCGCTCGGAATCGTGCAACTTGCAGAAGCAGAGGATCTTTGGAGAAGAAGGATCGAAATCGCTGAAATCTACCGCTCCGAATTTGCAGATCTGCCTTTTTTACATCTTCCTCTTCCTGCAATCGACGGAGAACATTCTTGGCATTTATTCAGAGTAGAAGTGGATACAGTTCCGGGAAAGATCAATAGAGATATCCTATGTTCTGAATTACAAAAACGAAATATAGGCTCCAGTCTTCATTTTATTCCTTTATATGAACATCCTTTCTACCAAAGATTCGGATTCGAAAGAAAAGATTATCCGAACGCAGATGCAATGTATAAGAGAACTCTTTCTCTTCCTCTATTCGCAGGAATGACTGACAGTGATATCGAAGATGTCGTGACTGCTGTGAAAGATATTTTTACGAATCTTTAG
- a CDS encoding DUF2442 domain-containing protein, whose product MSSTAGNNLITNVPAIKVWVENRMIYLELSDGRILGFPADRFKLLKAASDSQLQEVKLELKGHALRWDNIDEDLTVQGILEGKFQLPLEPST is encoded by the coding sequence ATGAGTTCCACGGCTGGCAATAATCTAATAACAAATGTGCCTGCGATCAAAGTCTGGGTAGAAAATCGTATGATCTATTTGGAATTGAGCGACGGTAGAATTTTAGGCTTTCCCGCCGACAGATTCAAACTACTAAAAGCTGCCTCCGACTCGCAACTCCAAGAAGTAAAATTGGAGTTAAAAGGACATGCTCTTCGTTGGGACAATATAGACGAAGACCTAACCGTCCAAGGAATATTAGAAGGAAAATTTCAACTTCCTTTAGAACCTTCTACTTAA